Proteins from one Vibrio coralliirubri genomic window:
- a CDS encoding helix-turn-helix domain-containing protein, which yields MSKYSRELKCIIAKQYLDGTSSLYLAKQYSISSRQIRYWAQVFAIHGTDSFLPTNHAATAQTKRKALNLMWTNEWSLTHTSAVLNLSSPGILSVWLKRFNELGIKGLEMRQKGRPSMKQQPQRTTKPDNEMTLEELKEELVYLRTENAVLKKLEELEQKKNRRTKKKRS from the coding sequence ATGTCCAAATATAGCCGAGAGCTAAAATGTATCATTGCTAAGCAATACTTAGATGGCACGTCATCTCTCTACTTAGCAAAACAATATTCAATTTCTTCAAGGCAGATACGGTATTGGGCTCAAGTCTTTGCCATCCATGGTACTGATTCATTTTTACCAACTAATCATGCCGCGACTGCTCAAACAAAACGAAAAGCATTGAATTTAATGTGGACGAATGAATGGTCTCTCACGCACACTAGCGCTGTATTAAACCTCTCATCCCCTGGAATACTCTCTGTCTGGCTTAAACGATTTAATGAGCTCGGTATCAAGGGGCTCGAAATGCGCCAGAAAGGAAGACCCTCAATGAAACAGCAACCTCAACGTACCACTAAGCCTGATAATGAAATGACACTTGAGGAGCTAAAAGAGGAGTTGGTCTACTTACGAACCGAGAATGCCGTTCTAAAAAAGTTGGAAGAGTTGGAGCAGAAAAAAAACCGTCGAACAAAGAAAAAGCGGTCATAG
- a CDS encoding DUF333 domain-containing protein gives MKKIGLMAVCAVVLGGCANDYAEYSEGQRVSVANPAAVYCVQQDGELDTVTENNQRTTYCVFDDGERIEQWEYYRNNHDQETEK, from the coding sequence ATGAAGAAAATTGGTTTGATGGCTGTATGTGCCGTTGTATTAGGCGGTTGTGCAAACGACTATGCAGAATATAGCGAAGGCCAACGTGTTTCAGTCGCTAACCCAGCAGCGGTTTATTGTGTTCAACAGGACGGTGAATTAGACACGGTTACTGAAAACAATCAGCGTACAACTTACTGTGTATTCGATGACGGCGAGCGCATTGAACAGTGGGAGTACTACCGCAATAACCATGATCAAGAAACTGAAAAGTAA
- a CDS encoding L-serine ammonia-lyase — MLSIFDIYKIGVGPSSSHTNGPMIAGFNFTQKIDAHLKQVKRIQIDLYGSLSLTGIGHHTDRATLLGLLGNRPDTIKITSANQAMRKAIEDKSLLVSGNHEIHFDVESDLLFHKTNLPLHENGMTISTFDASGSLLDMETYYSIGGGFIATADELQNGKSESETQVEFPFTSADQLLELSEQQGLSLGGLILRNEVSFQGMDVIDQKADQIWKVMSLCMQRGFDTEGILDGGLEVTRRAPALLKKLEANASIENDPMEIMDWINLFAFAVSEENAAGGQVVTSPTNGAAGVIPAVLMYYHRFIKELDTKQLKDFLAVSGAIGILYKTNASISGAEVGCQGEVGVSSSMAAAGLTALRGGSNEQICIAAEIAMEHSLGMTCDPIGGLVQVPCIERNAMGAMKAINASRMALKRTSKCLISLDKVIETMYQTGKDMNKKYRETSLGGLAVIHMAPPCE, encoded by the coding sequence ATGCTGTCTATTTTTGATATCTACAAAATTGGGGTTGGCCCGTCCAGCTCCCACACAAATGGACCAATGATCGCTGGGTTTAACTTTACCCAAAAAATTGATGCTCATCTTAAGCAAGTGAAGCGTATTCAAATCGACTTATACGGCTCATTATCATTGACGGGTATTGGTCACCACACAGACAGAGCAACTTTGTTAGGTTTGCTCGGTAACCGCCCCGACACTATTAAGATTACCAGTGCTAACCAAGCAATGCGTAAAGCGATTGAAGATAAATCTCTACTGGTTAGCGGTAACCATGAAATTCACTTCGATGTAGAAAGCGATTTACTCTTCCATAAAACTAATCTTCCGCTTCATGAAAATGGCATGACCATCTCTACCTTTGACGCAAGCGGTAGTCTTCTAGATATGGAAACGTACTACTCGATTGGTGGTGGCTTTATCGCAACCGCTGATGAGCTACAAAACGGCAAGTCAGAGTCAGAAACACAAGTTGAATTCCCTTTTACTTCTGCCGATCAATTACTTGAATTGTCTGAACAACAAGGGCTTAGCCTTGGAGGCTTAATCCTGCGCAATGAAGTCTCATTCCAAGGTATGGATGTGATTGACCAAAAAGCCGACCAAATCTGGAAAGTGATGTCTCTGTGTATGCAACGTGGCTTCGATACCGAAGGCATCCTTGATGGCGGATTAGAAGTAACACGTCGAGCGCCTGCTCTGCTGAAAAAGCTTGAAGCGAATGCCTCGATTGAAAACGATCCAATGGAGATCATGGATTGGATTAACCTGTTTGCCTTTGCTGTAAGTGAAGAGAATGCAGCAGGTGGCCAGGTGGTCACATCGCCAACCAACGGTGCGGCTGGCGTTATCCCTGCTGTTTTAATGTACTACCATCGCTTTATCAAAGAGCTTGATACCAAGCAGCTCAAAGACTTCTTAGCGGTATCTGGCGCTATCGGTATTCTATACAAAACCAATGCGTCTATTTCAGGTGCAGAGGTAGGCTGCCAAGGTGAAGTTGGCGTATCTTCTTCAATGGCAGCGGCAGGCTTAACGGCCCTTCGTGGTGGTAGTAACGAGCAAATCTGTATCGCAGCTGAGATCGCGATGGAGCACTCACTGGGTATGACCTGTGACCCAATTGGCGGACTGGTTCAAGTACCATGCATTGAGCGTAACGCGATGGGCGCAATGAAGGCGATCAACGCATCACGTATGGCACTAAAACGTACGAGTAAATGTCTTATCTCGTTAGACAAGGTTATCGAGACCATGTACCAAACAGGTAAAGACATGAACAAAAAGTACCGCGAAACATCTTTAGGTGGGTTAGCCGTGATCCACATGGCACCACCGTGTGAATAA
- a CDS encoding IS3 family transposase: MALTLKGKYPLKHLLHTLQLAKSVFYYQAQTSKRQNSYERELRLIKSIYHEHKGRYGYRRIHLELKNQGFVLNHKTVQRLMAQLNLKSTVRIKKYRSYRGESGKAAPNVLERDFSATQPDEKWVTDVTEFKVKEQKVYLSPVVDLFTQEVVAYRVAKNACLPLVTDMLTEAISTLKPNSKPIIHSDQGWQYRHRQYQKKVAESGLTQSMSRKGNCLDNAVAENFFALLKTEMYHNQSFEDADALIEQIKEYIEYYNTKRIKVKLKGLTPIEYRTQALKAA; encoded by the coding sequence ATAGCTCTAACTCTTAAAGGCAAGTACCCATTAAAGCACTTACTGCACACTCTACAGTTGGCAAAAAGTGTCTTTTATTATCAGGCTCAAACGAGCAAGCGCCAAAATAGCTACGAACGTGAGCTGCGGTTGATAAAGTCAATTTATCATGAACATAAGGGGCGATACGGCTACCGCCGTATTCACTTGGAACTAAAGAATCAGGGGTTCGTGCTTAATCACAAAACGGTTCAAAGGCTTATGGCTCAGCTCAACCTTAAATCGACGGTCAGGATTAAAAAGTATCGTTCATACCGAGGAGAGTCAGGAAAAGCTGCTCCCAACGTTCTTGAAAGAGATTTTAGTGCGACTCAACCCGATGAAAAGTGGGTAACTGATGTCACGGAGTTCAAAGTCAAAGAGCAGAAAGTATACTTATCTCCCGTTGTCGACTTGTTTACTCAGGAGGTGGTTGCTTATAGAGTGGCCAAAAATGCCTGCTTGCCGCTTGTCACAGATATGCTGACGGAAGCTATATCAACGCTTAAACCCAACTCAAAGCCAATTATACATAGCGATCAAGGTTGGCAATATCGCCATCGACAGTATCAGAAAAAGGTAGCGGAGAGTGGGTTAACGCAAAGCATGTCGAGAAAAGGTAACTGCTTGGATAATGCTGTTGCTGAAAACTTTTTTGCTTTACTCAAAACCGAGATGTATCACAACCAAAGCTTTGAAGATGCAGATGCTCTGATAGAGCAGATTAAAGAATACATCGAGTACTACAATACCAAACGTATAAAAGTGAAACTAAAAGGCCTGACTCCGATAGAATATCGAACTCAGGCCTTGAAAGCCGCTTAA
- a CDS encoding YdcF family protein produces the protein MSINHLLIVLGKRLNGNKLTDEGISRVDALVEYLVGPLAEESIQKTGVAFCGGVTKGQTLSEADAMHQYFRKLENKLEHPLSLGAILLEQHSTNTVENIQNLASEMIKSGLFTRGQSVKVTFVSNDYHLQRIFEIQSLMDEQGLLKVLVEKCSALGVELQIDPQLEAHVAVPYPHQNTQGQLFLWMDVLTTYRVYLEGVSAGTFKRDLELVRGEPERLSLESLIAVKELVGRSSDFDIVESLLPVLERCIQQTSVGTDIKKIREYLALLDTNLTLLNRYLDPESDHTHCWWR, from the coding sequence ATGAGCATTAATCACCTCCTTATTGTGCTAGGTAAGCGACTTAATGGGAATAAATTGACTGATGAAGGCATCAGTCGAGTTGATGCTTTGGTGGAGTATCTGGTGGGGCCTTTGGCAGAAGAGTCTATTCAGAAAACGGGTGTTGCATTTTGTGGTGGGGTAACAAAAGGGCAAACACTGTCTGAAGCCGATGCGATGCACCAATATTTTAGGAAGCTTGAAAATAAGCTTGAACATCCGCTTTCCTTGGGGGCGATTTTACTCGAGCAGCATTCGACCAATACTGTCGAGAACATACAGAACTTGGCCTCAGAGATGATTAAAAGCGGGCTGTTTACTCGCGGGCAGAGTGTGAAGGTGACGTTCGTTTCGAATGACTACCATTTACAACGTATTTTCGAGATCCAATCACTAATGGACGAACAAGGCTTGCTTAAGGTTTTGGTCGAGAAGTGCTCTGCACTTGGGGTGGAACTACAAATCGATCCTCAGCTAGAAGCTCATGTTGCTGTGCCATATCCTCATCAAAATACTCAAGGGCAATTGTTTTTGTGGATGGATGTGCTGACAACCTATCGAGTTTATCTTGAAGGTGTTTCTGCGGGAACATTCAAGCGAGATTTGGAGTTAGTTAGGGGGGAGCCTGAAAGACTGTCGTTGGAGTCACTGATAGCCGTAAAGGAACTCGTTGGACGTTCATCTGACTTTGACATTGTGGAGAGTTTACTACCAGTATTGGAGCGCTGTATCCAGCAGACTTCAGTGGGTACAGACATAAAAAAAATCAGGGAATACCTAGCTCTACTAGATACTAACCTGACTTTATTGAATCGTTATTTAGATCCGGAATCGGATCACACACATTGCTGGTGGCGATAG
- a CDS encoding NUDIX hydrolase: MRHLKTTIHPDIEHLDNKTVYKRNAARAIVLDGEDILMLYTERYHDYTIPGGGLDEGEDVIAGMVRELEEETGAKNIHSIKPFGIFEEFRPWYKDDADMMHMISYCYSCKIDRELGETAYEDYEVKNGMKPVWMNIQEAIAHNEKTMAESPKKGMSIERETFLLHLIAKEML, from the coding sequence ATGAGACACCTAAAAACAACCATCCACCCTGATATCGAGCATCTAGACAATAAAACGGTCTATAAGCGCAACGCTGCCCGTGCCATTGTGTTAGATGGTGAAGACATTCTGATGCTGTATACAGAGCGTTATCACGACTACACCATTCCTGGTGGTGGTTTGGATGAAGGGGAAGATGTGATCGCAGGTATGGTTCGTGAACTCGAAGAAGAGACTGGCGCGAAGAATATCCATAGCATCAAGCCGTTCGGCATTTTTGAAGAGTTTCGTCCTTGGTATAAAGACGATGCAGACATGATGCACATGATTTCTTACTGCTACTCATGCAAGATTGATCGTGAGCTTGGTGAAACGGCTTACGAAGATTATGAAGTGAAAAACGGGATGAAACCGGTTTGGATGAATATCCAGGAAGCGATCGCTCACAACGAAAAGACGATGGCAGAGAGCCCTAAGAAAGGCATGAGTATTGAACGTGAAACCTTTTTGCTGCATTTGATTGCCAAAGAGATGCTTTAG